CGTCCGCCGCCATGGCCAACTGGGCCCCACCCCCGACAAGGCTGAGGGAGAGTAGAACAGTGGAGAACGGAAATTTGGGCATGGAAGACTCGCCTATGAAGGAGGTGACGTAAGACTGACGAGTGAGACTAAGCACCTGTGACAGCCCGCGCAATGAGCTCGGCCTCACAAAACCGTGGCTGCGCCTCTCAGGCGTCATGATGAAAATGAGAGAGAAGGTGGTGCGCCTTGAGAGAGAAACTTCGAACACCGCGCACCAAGGCACCCAAGTGGGTGCCCGGGCGAGAGCCCGCCCGGTTGGAGGCGTTGAGCAATGCGAAACTGCCGCGAAACAAAAAATGGTGCCGCTTGGGTGATTTGAACACCCGACCCCATCATTACGAATGATGTGCTCTACCAACTGAGCTAAAGCGGCCCATGGTCCCAACAGCGAAATCGCCTCAGGACAACCAAGCGTTTTCAGGATAAGTGCCAAGTCAGACTTGGGGGTTATCCGTCCGAAAACGCGTCAAAACAAGTCGGCAATTCCTTAAACCGATCCGCCGCTTATGTCTAGCGCCCAAAGCCTGACAAATATTGAACGGGGGGCTAGCCCCCGCAATTGAAGGGCTCGGGGATCACCGCCCCTTCCGCAATCGGCGCAACCTCGCCGCACAAGACCATTGGCGGCATCATCACCTGAGGCACCGCTGTCACCTCGGCCATAAAGGCGCGAACCTCGGCAGCGCTTTCCTCCGGCACTTCTTCCATGGCGATGTGACCCACATTTTCGTAAATCACGAGCTTCGCCTGAGGCAGCGCCTCTTTCATCTTATGCGCACTCGAAACGGGAATGAGCGGGTCATTTTCGCCCCAGATTATAAGCGCCGGCAATTCAATTGACGGAACACTCTCTGCAAGCGCTGCATCCGCAACGCCCCGATCCGCATAGCCCTGGAACCGCGCGCGCGTCGCCGCACGATTGCCGTCATGGAGCGTCATGTCGAAATAGCGATCCACCATCGCCTCAGTGACCAGGCCATCATCCTCAATGGAATGCTTCAGCCCATCTTCCACAATGGAGCGCGGCGTGATGACGAGCATCAGCTGATTAATCACAGGTGTGGCCGCGAGCCGAAACGCGAGCGGTGGCGACGCGTTCTCCACATCCCGCGGCATGCCGGAAGACGACACGGGGATAATGCCAAGCAGGTCCTCCCCATGGGTCACCGCATATTGCAGCGTCACGCCGCCGCCCATGGAATTTCCACCCATGACAAATTTGTCGAGCTCAAGCGCTGTGACGAGTTCTTTCACAAAGGCGACCTGGCCCGCACGGCTATAGTCATCACTCTCATGTGTTCCCGTCAGACCATGACCCGGCAGGTCCAACGTAACAATGCGATATGTATTTCCGAGCAGGGCGACCCAAGATTCCCACGTATGAAGTGAGGCGTTGGACCCGTGTACGAGCAGAAGCACGGGGCCGTCTTTGTTGCCTTCGTCGCGATAATGAACGGTCGCACCAGAGGGAAGCGTCAAAAACGTTGAAGCCTCGCTCGCATATTTTGGCAGCAATTCTTCTGTCGATTTATCAAGCGCCCCCCATAGAGCAAAAAGCGCAACGAACGCCACCAGCACCAGTGCGATGAGTCCGCCAAAAAAACGACCTACCATTTTGCTGCCTCCCCTTTGGCGCCATTTTCTTCAAGTCCGGAACCATCCGGTCCCGGATCATCTGGCGCTACTACCAAGTGTTCTGGCACGATATGTTCTGGAAGCGTATC
The DNA window shown above is from Parvibaculaceae bacterium PLY_AMNH_Bact1 and carries:
- a CDS encoding alpha/beta hydrolase (Derived by automated computational analysis using gene prediction method: Protein Homology.), with translation MVGRFFGGLIALVLVAFVALFALWGALDKSTEELLPKYASEASTFLTLPSGATVHYRDEGNKDGPVLLLVHGSNASLHTWESWVALLGNTYRIVTLDLPGHGLTGTHESDDYSRAGQVAFVKELVTALELDKFVMGGNSMGGGVTLQYAVTHGEDLLGIIPVSSSGMPRDVENASPPLAFRLAATPVINQLMLVITPRSIVEDGLKHSIEDDGLVTEAMVDRYFDMTLHDGNRAATRARFQGYADRGVADAALAESVPSIELPALIIWGENDPLIPVSSAHKMKEALPQAKLVIYENVGHIAMEEVPEESAAEVRAFMAEVTAVPQVMMPPMVLCGEVAPIAEGAVIPEPFNCGG